Proteins encoded within one genomic window of Amorphoplanes friuliensis DSM 7358:
- a CDS encoding SigE family RNA polymerase sigma factor has product MRPEQEREYIEYVSGRLHSLHRTAYMLCGDAHRADDIVQATLTSLYVQWKRVTAADNVDAYVHTILVRRYLDERRLRWSRVRLSDAPVQAATADSADHGLAEREELITALRALPKGQRAVVVLRYFGDLSVEATAEALKCSVGNVKSQCARGLATLRAALHQEGHVGTVQGMRDAS; this is encoded by the coding sequence ATGCGGCCCGAGCAGGAACGGGAATACATCGAGTACGTCAGCGGGCGATTGCACAGCCTGCACCGCACGGCGTACATGCTCTGCGGTGACGCGCACCGGGCGGACGACATCGTCCAGGCGACGCTGACGTCGCTCTACGTGCAGTGGAAGCGGGTCACCGCGGCTGACAACGTCGACGCGTACGTGCACACCATCCTGGTCCGGCGTTACCTGGACGAGCGGCGGCTGCGCTGGTCACGCGTCCGTCTGAGTGACGCCCCGGTGCAGGCGGCCACCGCCGACTCGGCGGATCACGGGCTCGCCGAGCGGGAAGAGCTGATCACAGCGTTGCGGGCGTTGCCGAAGGGGCAGCGGGCCGTCGTGGTGCTGCGCTACTTCGGCGATCTGTCGGTCGAAGCCACCGCGGAGGCACTCAAGTGCTCCGTGGGCAACGTCAAGAGCCAGTGTGCGCGGGGGCTGGCGACTCTGCGAGCGGCGCTTCACCAGGAAGGCCACGTCGGCACCGTACAGGGAATGAGGGACGCATCATGA
- a CDS encoding Fur family transcriptional regulator, with translation MTSDFEAQLRAVSLRVTRPRLAVLAALRDHPHVDTDRVIELVRAGQPTVSHQTVYDVLRALTDSGLVRRIQPAGATARYESRVEDNHHHVVCRSCGAIADVDCTVGHAPCLTASDDHGFVVDEAEVVYWGTCPGCATTRMTSWPASSEGNK, from the coding sequence GTGACGTCCGACTTCGAGGCACAACTTCGAGCGGTCTCGTTGCGCGTGACCCGGCCGCGGCTGGCGGTGCTCGCCGCGCTGCGTGACCATCCGCACGTCGACACCGACAGGGTGATCGAGCTGGTGCGGGCCGGTCAGCCGACAGTCTCCCACCAGACGGTCTACGACGTGCTGCGTGCGCTCACCGACTCCGGTCTGGTGCGGCGGATCCAGCCGGCCGGTGCCACCGCGCGCTACGAGTCGCGGGTGGAGGACAACCATCACCACGTCGTCTGCCGCTCGTGCGGTGCGATCGCCGACGTCGACTGCACGGTCGGTCACGCTCCCTGTCTCACTGCCTCGGACGACCACGGTTTTGTGGTCGACGAGGCGGAGGTCGTCTACTGGGGCACCTGCCCCGGCTGCGCGACCACCCGCATGACCTCATGGCCCGCCAGCTCGGAAGGAAACAAATGA
- the katG gene encoding catalase/peroxidase HPI, translating into MSDTQDNPASAQGVDKKAEAGCPVAHDSVTAHGSESENPAIDSPTPKTGGRPHTNRDWWPNQLDLSVLHAHSDKGNPLGPDFSYAKEFAKLDVEAVKRDITTVLTTSQDWWPADFGHYGGLMIRMSWHAAGTYRIQDGRGGAGDGGQRFAPLNSWPDNANLDKARRLLWPVKQKYGQSISWADLLVLGGNVALESMGFKTFGFGFGRVDVWEPEEIFWGPEDAWLGDERYVSDDKMAEDVGATEMGLIYVNPEGPRGSGDFRAAAHFIRETFARMAMNDEETVALIAGGHTFGKTHGAGPADGHVGPEPEGAEIDKQGLGWLSTYGTGKGPDTITSGLEVTWTDKPTQWSNRFFEILFGYEWELSTSPGGAKQWVAKDADAIIPDAYDAAKKHKPTMLTTDLSLRFDPTYEKISRRFLENPDEFALAFAKAWYKLLHRDMGPVSRFLGPWVAEPQLWQDPVPAVSGALVGDADVAALKAKVLESGLTTAQLITTAWSSAASFRSTDKRGGANGARIRLEPQRSWEVNQPEQLATVLTALEGIQQEFNAAGGAQISLADLIVLAGSAAVEKAARDAGVEVTVPFRAGRTDATQEQTDVESFKVLEPRAEAFRNYLRPGEKTQPEVLLIDRAYMLDLTAPEMTVLIGGLRSLGANVGGVQHGVFTDRPGVLTNDFFTNLLSPDTRWKASESEEHVYEIRDLATDKVKWTATAVDLIFGSNSQLRALAEVYASEDARGKFVADFVKAWTKVMELDRFDLA; encoded by the coding sequence ATGAGCGACACCCAGGACAACCCCGCCAGCGCGCAGGGCGTGGACAAGAAGGCGGAGGCCGGCTGCCCGGTCGCGCACGACTCGGTGACCGCGCACGGCAGCGAGAGCGAGAACCCCGCGATCGACTCGCCGACCCCGAAGACCGGCGGGCGTCCGCACACCAACCGCGACTGGTGGCCCAACCAGCTCGACCTCTCGGTGCTGCACGCGCACTCCGACAAGGGCAACCCCCTCGGCCCGGACTTCAGCTACGCCAAGGAGTTCGCCAAGCTCGACGTCGAGGCCGTCAAGCGGGACATCACCACCGTCCTGACCACGTCGCAGGACTGGTGGCCGGCCGACTTCGGTCACTACGGCGGCCTCATGATCCGCATGAGCTGGCACGCCGCGGGCACCTACCGCATCCAGGACGGCCGCGGTGGCGCCGGTGACGGCGGGCAGCGGTTCGCGCCGCTCAACAGCTGGCCCGACAACGCCAACCTCGACAAGGCCCGGCGTCTGCTGTGGCCGGTCAAGCAGAAGTACGGCCAGTCGATCTCCTGGGCCGACCTGCTCGTGCTCGGCGGCAACGTCGCCCTGGAGTCGATGGGCTTCAAGACCTTCGGCTTCGGTTTCGGCCGCGTCGACGTCTGGGAGCCCGAGGAGATCTTCTGGGGCCCCGAGGACGCCTGGCTCGGTGACGAGCGGTACGTCTCCGACGACAAGATGGCCGAGGACGTCGGCGCGACGGAGATGGGCCTCATCTACGTCAACCCCGAAGGCCCCCGCGGCAGCGGTGACTTCCGGGCGGCAGCCCACTTCATCCGGGAGACCTTCGCCCGGATGGCGATGAACGACGAGGAGACCGTCGCGCTCATCGCCGGTGGTCACACCTTCGGCAAGACCCACGGCGCCGGCCCCGCCGACGGCCACGTCGGCCCGGAGCCCGAGGGCGCCGAGATCGACAAGCAGGGCCTCGGCTGGCTGAGCACCTACGGCACCGGCAAGGGCCCCGACACGATCACCAGCGGGCTCGAGGTCACCTGGACCGACAAGCCGACGCAGTGGAGCAACCGCTTCTTCGAGATCCTCTTCGGGTACGAGTGGGAGCTCTCCACCAGCCCCGGCGGCGCGAAGCAGTGGGTCGCCAAGGACGCCGACGCGATCATCCCGGACGCGTACGACGCGGCGAAGAAGCACAAGCCGACGATGCTCACGACCGACCTGTCGCTGCGCTTCGACCCGACGTACGAGAAGATCTCCCGCCGGTTCCTGGAGAACCCCGACGAGTTCGCGCTGGCCTTCGCCAAGGCCTGGTACAAGCTGCTGCACCGCGACATGGGTCCGGTCAGCCGCTTCCTCGGACCGTGGGTCGCCGAGCCGCAGCTGTGGCAGGACCCGGTGCCGGCCGTCAGCGGTGCCCTCGTGGGTGACGCCGACGTCGCCGCCCTCAAGGCCAAGGTGCTCGAGTCCGGTCTCACGACCGCGCAGCTGATCACCACCGCCTGGTCCTCCGCCGCAAGCTTCCGCTCGACCGACAAGCGTGGCGGTGCCAACGGCGCCCGCATCCGTCTCGAGCCGCAGCGCAGCTGGGAGGTCAACCAGCCCGAGCAGCTCGCGACGGTCCTGACCGCGCTCGAGGGCATCCAGCAGGAGTTCAACGCCGCGGGCGGCGCGCAGATCTCGCTCGCCGACCTGATCGTGCTGGCCGGATCGGCCGCCGTCGAGAAGGCAGCCCGCGACGCCGGTGTCGAGGTGACCGTGCCGTTCCGTGCCGGCCGCACCGACGCCACCCAGGAGCAGACCGACGTCGAGTCGTTCAAGGTCCTCGAGCCCCGCGCCGAGGCCTTCCGCAACTACCTGCGTCCGGGCGAGAAGACCCAGCCCGAGGTTCTGCTGATCGACCGCGCGTACATGCTGGACCTGACCGCGCCCGAGATGACCGTCCTCATCGGCGGCCTGCGTTCCCTCGGCGCGAACGTCGGCGGCGTCCAGCACGGCGTGTTCACCGACCGGCCGGGTGTGCTCACCAACGACTTCTTCACCAACCTGCTCTCCCCGGACACCCGGTGGAAGGCGTCGGAGTCCGAGGAGCACGTCTACGAGATCCGCGACCTGGCCACCGACAAGGTGAAGTGGACCGCCACCGCGGTCGACCTCATCTTCGGCTCGAACTCGCAGCTGCGCGCCCTCGCCGAGGTCTACGCCAGCGAGGACGCCCGCGGCAAGTTCGTCGCGGACTTCGTCAAGGCGTGGACGAAGGTCATGGAGCTCGACCGCTTCGACCTCGCCTGA
- a CDS encoding alpha/beta fold hydrolase — MELRRIRANGTELNVALDGAGPPVLLVHGWPHTWQVWQLVLPLLAGRRRVIAPDLRGLGDSARAAGGFDAATGAGDLTGLLDALGVDRADVVALDAGVPAAFLLGALHPDRVRRLVLMEATLPGLPGGFPAPPWWFGFHAVPGLAETVLQGHEGTYVDHFLRTGTYEQRGVPPEIREAFVRSYTGREALRCGFGYYRAAEQNAAAIVAAGRLTVPTVAVGGNTVGDLLHRQLVPVADRLSSELVPRSGHLVPLDRPDAVAGLLLGE; from the coding sequence ATGGAACTCCGCAGGATCCGGGCGAACGGCACCGAGCTGAACGTCGCGCTGGACGGGGCCGGGCCACCGGTGCTGCTGGTGCACGGCTGGCCGCACACCTGGCAGGTCTGGCAGCTGGTGCTGCCGCTGCTGGCCGGGCGGCGGCGGGTCATCGCGCCGGACCTGCGCGGGCTCGGTGACAGCGCTCGTGCGGCGGGCGGGTTCGATGCCGCGACCGGCGCCGGTGATCTGACCGGGCTGCTCGACGCCCTGGGTGTGGACCGTGCCGACGTCGTGGCCCTCGACGCCGGTGTGCCCGCCGCTTTCCTGCTCGGCGCGCTGCATCCGGACCGGGTTCGGCGCCTGGTGCTGATGGAGGCGACGCTGCCCGGGCTGCCCGGTGGTTTTCCCGCACCGCCGTGGTGGTTCGGCTTCCACGCCGTGCCGGGGCTGGCCGAGACAGTGCTGCAGGGGCACGAGGGCACCTACGTCGACCACTTCCTCCGGACCGGGACGTACGAGCAGCGCGGCGTGCCGCCCGAGATCCGCGAGGCGTTCGTGCGGTCGTACACGGGTCGTGAGGCCTTGAGGTGCGGTTTCGGTTACTACCGGGCGGCGGAGCAGAACGCGGCGGCGATCGTCGCGGCCGGGCGGCTCACCGTGCCCACGGTCGCCGTCGGTGGCAACACGGTCGGCGACCTGCTGCACCGGCAGCTGGTGCCGGTCGCCGACCGGCTGAGCAGTGAGCTGGTTCCGCGCAGCGGGCATCTGGTCCCGCTCGACCGCCCGGACGCCGTTGCCGGACTGCTCCTCGGGGAGTGA
- a CDS encoding winged helix-turn-helix transcriptional regulator yields the protein MAGQDSTSVSPGEPGVTGDLFSPACPTRQLLDRIGDKWTSMLVKVLAEAHPGELGFAELRRRTPGVSHKMLSQTLQSLRHDGLVERRVDPVVPPRVYYSLTDLGLSLDAPLAVVRAWAEQHIRAIEEARRRPD from the coding sequence ATGGCCGGACAAGACAGCACTTCGGTGTCACCAGGTGAGCCCGGGGTAACCGGCGACCTCTTCAGCCCGGCCTGCCCGACCCGGCAGCTGCTCGACCGCATCGGCGACAAATGGACGTCGATGCTGGTCAAGGTCCTGGCCGAGGCGCACCCGGGCGAACTCGGCTTCGCGGAGCTGCGCCGCCGCACGCCCGGCGTGTCCCACAAGATGCTGTCGCAGACCCTGCAGAGCCTCCGCCACGACGGCCTCGTCGAACGCCGCGTCGACCCCGTCGTCCCACCCCGCGTCTACTACTCGCTCACCGACCTCGGCCTCTCCCTGGACGCGCCGCTGGCCGTGGTCCGCGCCTGGGCCGAGCAGCACATCAGAGCCATCGAGGAAGCCCGACGCCGGCCGGATTGA
- a CDS encoding glycosyl hydrolase yields MRVPRPALALSTALVLLGAGMVYNATSSSAFAATSRTTVINYLRSISGTSIVSGQHNKEPATSPGQYTQQVHDVTGQWPGLWGGDMMFRADDVNNRQRVVDQAKTEWRNGSMVALTWHACSPTVGRTCEFEGGVKTRITDAQFQQVVTGGTALNQTWRARMAEVVPYLRQLKDAGVPVLWRPFHEMNETWNWWGGRPGANGGSKIFQQMKDYFDSQGLDNLIWVWNVQDNPAGGWSSYYPGAGYVDVASLDAWYKSYPSAADYQQLQTIAAGKPIAIAELGKAPNSSLLTSQPRWAYFMIWSEQLRGSNTNAEIQAAYYHPRVLNQGEVRIGG; encoded by the coding sequence ATGAGAGTCCCCCGTCCCGCTCTCGCCCTGAGCACCGCCCTGGTGCTGCTCGGCGCGGGCATGGTCTACAACGCCACGAGCTCGTCGGCGTTCGCGGCCACGTCCCGGACCACCGTCATCAACTACCTGCGGTCGATCAGCGGCACGTCGATCGTCTCCGGCCAGCACAACAAGGAACCCGCAACCTCCCCCGGCCAGTACACCCAGCAGGTTCACGACGTCACCGGCCAGTGGCCCGGCCTGTGGGGCGGCGACATGATGTTCCGCGCCGACGACGTCAACAACCGGCAGCGGGTCGTCGACCAGGCCAAGACAGAGTGGCGCAACGGTTCGATGGTCGCGCTGACCTGGCACGCCTGCTCCCCCACGGTCGGCCGCACGTGCGAGTTCGAGGGTGGCGTCAAGACCCGCATCACCGACGCCCAGTTCCAGCAGGTCGTCACCGGCGGCACCGCTCTCAACCAGACCTGGCGCGCCCGGATGGCCGAGGTCGTCCCGTACCTGCGGCAGCTCAAGGACGCCGGCGTACCCGTGCTCTGGCGTCCCTTCCACGAGATGAACGAGACCTGGAACTGGTGGGGCGGCCGCCCCGGTGCCAACGGCGGGTCGAAGATCTTCCAGCAGATGAAGGACTACTTCGACAGCCAGGGCCTCGACAACCTGATCTGGGTCTGGAACGTCCAGGACAACCCGGCCGGCGGCTGGTCGTCGTACTACCCCGGCGCCGGCTACGTCGACGTGGCCTCGCTGGACGCCTGGTACAAGAGCTACCCGTCGGCGGCGGACTACCAGCAGCTGCAGACGATCGCCGCGGGCAAGCCGATCGCGATCGCCGAGCTGGGCAAGGCCCCGAACAGCAGCCTGCTGACGAGCCAGCCCCGGTGGGCGTACTTCATGATCTGGTCCGAACAGCTCCGCGGCAGCAACACGAACGCGGAGATCCAGGCCGCGTACTACCACCCCCGCGTCCTCAACCAGGGCGAGGTCCGTATCGGAGGCTGA